In a single window of the Drosophila albomicans strain 15112-1751.03 chromosome 3, ASM965048v2, whole genome shotgun sequence genome:
- the LOC117567046 gene encoding prominin-like protein isoform X1 → MTADYLKPKATRHKKSAVKRRHRQIAYLAICSLSVIIFGFALATLIRPTHAADADGTGMVWREGYEGFGTTHEQNHLPHYPHPEYTPYKHTTNYTKSPKYFTEAMDPVYNFTHLVFDKFFVRKTALPPGYIVVKDQDSLALGPKVDENDWRDLLQHYWIVLIFVFIMLLLVIIVPFIAVCYCCFCCCRNCKEGCPPCDSEKDGRKRCCYGLMMLLLIIGLLFGVIIAFVTNKMLDSGFDDTSNTLRRASDDTCTFLKDVSEHIHHLFVKNYEEMETNLNDILKNVPRHIYLDLMDTSELNLLYELQRIFNNTKQAVTLLTTLQKLDKELRFNTAQLRDLLRGAKLNVNHACTVLCGNRECLQFLKNTQIEFLDNSRCLHLDNMPNSTTYLLAMRDILTMDTANVTTAGIKRVEEIEKHIKRAIEPLTPKITSDIRKGQEQFLHQANSIRNIIDSVLMNIHTNTLKSTRTFDDVYERFGVDRSFVSVAVCVFLLVILFVLVISLVCGCCGRRRRGYRDDCCSKGTGATCLLFAILLIFCVFSVTVLVGLFYFILGMTTYTGACAPLRDQEKNDLFRQIDSVIDLNRYLPHSERVTETPLPPLRISNAIKACHADESIFELMQKNNLYDINELERIKVLRDPPENKVPIFRADYSNFSVFTKSEREELQSAANSNMSRYKGAIFLSHICKTLTPVDLPTMANQLRQLRSSLWSQWGIYDWARTALENEAFNLEKIYDEFYNKIITGVTKITETVAQIDKLILYNNLPYGESIYSLLEATSHSEKFLKERGQRFVNALIDNATRTVEGQIESYVQMLIAECSTNVGKCAPLAYIFDRSVDHICKRIVDPMNGFWVGVLLCGVLFLPVLFVAHRLLCLYKKIDPYSAPAVGIVEGGSDYLYDAYSEREREHEHVPLANVPKKRRKAYERRREQQDYYEDASPGVSRSRGGGGMANGGGDAAGGSNMRYNDVAPTHWDHEPPRYHNPPVAPPSSEYERPPPYYYPGASDQD, encoded by the exons aTGACAGCCGATTACCTCAAGCCAAAGGCGACACGCCACAAAAAGAGCGCCGTTAAGCGACGCCATCGGCAAATTGCCTATCTAGCCATATGCAGTCTCAGCGTGATAATATTCGGCTTTGCCTTGGCCACATTAATCAGGCCAACTCACGCAGCCGATGCCGATGGTACGGGAATGGTGTGGCGCGAGGGTTACGAGGGATTTGGCACCACCCATGAGCAGAATCATCTGCCACATTATCCCCATCCGGAGTACACAccatacaaacacacaaccaACTATACCAAATCACCAAAATACTTCACCGAGGCCATGGACCCGGTCTACAATTTCACCCACTTGGTGTTTGACAAATTTTTCGTGCGCAAAACCGCTTTGCCACCAG gCTACATTGTGGTCAAGGACCAGGACTCACTTGCTCTTGGTCCCAAGGTCGATGAGAATGATTGGCGTGATCTCTTGCAGCACTATTGGATCGTGCTCATCTTTGTGTTCattatgctgctgctcgtAATTATCGTACCCTTCATAGC TGTGTGCtattgctgcttttgctgctgtcgaaACTGCAAAGAAGGTTGTCCACCCTGCGATAGTGAAAAGGATGGACGAAAACGTTGTTGTTATGGactgatgatgctgctgctcatcatTGGCTTGCT ctTTGGCGTCATCATTGCCTTTGTGACCAATAAGATGCTGGATAGCGGCTTTGATGACACCAGCAACACACTGCGACGTGCCAGCGATGACACCTGCACTTTCCTCAAGGATGTGTCCGAACACATACATCATTTGTTCGTTAAGAATTATGAGGAAATGGAGACCAATCTGAATGACATTTTGAAAA ATGTACCGCGGCACATTTATTTGGATCTAATGGATACCTCggaattgaatttgttgtatGAATTGCAGCGCATATTTAACAACACAAAGCAAGCTGTCACATTATTAACTACTCTACAGAAATTAGACAAGGAACTGCGCTTCAATACCGCTCAACTTCGAGACT TACTGCGCGGAGCAAAACTCAATGTGAACCATGCTTGTACTGTGCTCTGTGGCAATCGCGAGTGTTTGCAATTCTTGAAGAACACTCAAATCGAATTTCTGGACAACTCCAGATGTCTGCACCTGGACAAT ATGCCAAACAGCACAACTTATTTGCTGGCAATGCGAGATATTCTTACAATGGATACGGCTAATGTGACCACAGCTGGCATCAAGCGTGTCGAAGAGATTGAAAAACATATCAAGCGAGCCATCGAACCGCTGACACCCAAAATCACTTCGGATATACGCAAGGGACAAGAACAGTTCCTACACCAGGCGAACTCTATACGCAACATTATTGATTCCGTGCTCATGAATATTCATACGAATACCCTTAAATCGACCAGGACATTCGATGATGTCTATGAGAGATTTGGTGTGGATCGCAGCTTTGTCAGCGTTGCTGTTTGCGTGTTTCTGCTAGTG ATATTGTTTGTGCTCGTTATTTCGCTGGTCTGCGGCTGTTGTGGACGACGTCGACGTGGCTATCGCGATGATTGCTGCAGCAAGGGAACGGGCGCCACTTGCCTTTTATT TGCTATTTTGTTGATATTCTGCGTGTTCTCCGTCACTGTGCTCGTTGGACTTTTCTACTTCATTCTCGGCATGACAACCTACACGGGTGCCTGTGCACCACTGCGCGATCAGGAGAAGAACGATCTCTTCCGTCAGATCGATTCAGTGATTGATCTCAATCGTTATTTGCCACACTCTGAACGTGTGACGGAGACTCCACTGCCGCCGCTTCGCATCTCAAATGCCATTAAAGCTTGTCACGCCGACGAATCCATATTTGAGCTAATGCAAAAGAATAATCTCTACGACATTAATGAGTTGGAGCGCATTAAGGTGCTGCGTGATCCGCCAGAAAACAAAGTGCCCATCTTCAGGGCGGACTATAGTAACTTTAGTGTCTTCACCAAGTCGGAGAGAGAAGAATTGCAATCCGCCGCCAATAGCAACATGTCGCGCTACAAAGGAGCTATATTCCTTTCGCACATTTGCAAGACATTAACACCCGTCGATCTGCCGACAATGGCCAATCAACTGAGGCAACTGCGTTCAAGTCTATGGAGTCAATGGGGCATTTACGATTGGGCCAGAACGGCGCTGGAGAATGAGGCCTTCAATCTAGAGAAAATCTATGATGAGTTCTACAATAAGATCATCACGGGCGTgacaaaaataactgaaacAGTAGCTCAAATCGATAAGCTAATATTGTACAACAACTTGCCATATGGCGAATCGATTTATTCGCTGCTCGAGGCAACAAGTCATTCTGAGAAGTTCTTAAAGGAGCGCGGTCAGCGATTTGTGAATGCCCTGATTGATAATGCAACCCGAACGGTCGAGGGTCAAATCGAATCATATGTCCAAATGCTGATTGCAGAGTGCAGCACAAACGTTGGCAAATGCGCACCATTAGCTTACATTTTCGATCGCAGTGTCGATCACATTTGCAAACGCATCGTGGATCCAATG AATGGTTTCTGGGTGGGCGTCTTGCTCTGTGGCGTGCTCTTCCTGCCTGTGCTCTTTGTGGCTCatcgtttgctttgcttgtatAAGAAGATCGATCCGTATTCGGCGCCAGCTGTGGGCATTGTTGAGGGCGG cagcGACTACTTGTATGACGCCTATAGCGAGCGTGAGCGCGAACACGAGCATGTGCCATTGGCCAA TGTGCCAAAGAAGCGTCGCAAAGCTTATGAGCGCCGACGGGAGCAACAGGATTACTATGAGGATGCATCGCCGGGCGTGTCACGTTCccgcggtggcggtggcatgGCCAATGGCGGTGGCGATGCTGCcggtggcagcaacatgcGCTACAACGATGTGGCACCCAC GCATTGGGATCATGAACCACCGCGTTACCACAATCCGCCCGTGGCGCCGCCATCATCGGAATACGAACGCCCACCGCCATACTATTATCCCGGTGCCTCGGACCAGGATTAA
- the LOC117567046 gene encoding prominin-like protein isoform X2: protein MTADYLKPKATRHKKSAVKRRHRQIAYLAICSLSVIIFGFALATLIRPTHAADADGTGMVWREGYEGFGTTHEQNHLPHYPHPEYTPYKHTTNYTKSPKYFTEAMDPVYNFTHLVFDKFFVRKTALPPGYIVVKDQDSLALGPKVDENDWRDLLQHYWIVLIFVFIMLLLVIIVPFIAVCYCCFCCCRNCKEGCPPCDSEKDGRKRCCYGLMMLLLIIGLLFGVIIAFVTNKMLDSGFDDTSNTLRRASDDTCTFLKDVSEHIHHLFVKNYEEMETNLNDILKNVPRHIYLDLMDTSELNLLYELQRIFNNTKQAVTLLTTLQKLDKELRFNTAQLRDLLRGAKLNVNHACTVLCGNRECLQFLKNTQIEFLDNSRCLHLDNMPNSTTYLLAMRDILTMDTANVTTAGIKRVEEIEKHIKRAIEPLTPKITSDIRKGQEQFLHQANSIRNIIDSVLMNIHTNTLKSTRTFDDVYERFGVDRSFVSVAVCVFLLVILFVLVISLVCGCCGRRRRGYRDDCCSKGTGATCLLFAILLIFCVFSVTVLVGLFYFILGMTTYTGACAPLRDQEKNDLFRQIDSVIDLNRYLPHSERVTETPLPPLRISNAIKACHADESIFELMQKNNLYDINELERIKVLRDPPENKVPIFRADYSNFSVFTKSEREELQSAANSNMSRYKGAIFLSHICKTLTPVDLPTMANQLRQLRSSLWSQWGIYDWARTALENEAFNLEKIYDEFYNKIITGVTKITETVAQIDKLILYNNLPYGESIYSLLEATSHSEKFLKERGQRFVNALIDNATRTVEGQIESYVQMLIAECSTNVGKCAPLAYIFDRSVDHICKRIVDPMNGFWVGVLLCGVLFLPVLFVAHRLLCLYKKIDPYSAPAVGIVEGGDYLYDAYSEREREHEHVPLANVPKKRRKAYERRREQQDYYEDASPGVSRSRGGGGMANGGGDAAGGSNMRYNDVAPTHWDHEPPRYHNPPVAPPSSEYERPPPYYYPGASDQD, encoded by the exons aTGACAGCCGATTACCTCAAGCCAAAGGCGACACGCCACAAAAAGAGCGCCGTTAAGCGACGCCATCGGCAAATTGCCTATCTAGCCATATGCAGTCTCAGCGTGATAATATTCGGCTTTGCCTTGGCCACATTAATCAGGCCAACTCACGCAGCCGATGCCGATGGTACGGGAATGGTGTGGCGCGAGGGTTACGAGGGATTTGGCACCACCCATGAGCAGAATCATCTGCCACATTATCCCCATCCGGAGTACACAccatacaaacacacaaccaACTATACCAAATCACCAAAATACTTCACCGAGGCCATGGACCCGGTCTACAATTTCACCCACTTGGTGTTTGACAAATTTTTCGTGCGCAAAACCGCTTTGCCACCAG gCTACATTGTGGTCAAGGACCAGGACTCACTTGCTCTTGGTCCCAAGGTCGATGAGAATGATTGGCGTGATCTCTTGCAGCACTATTGGATCGTGCTCATCTTTGTGTTCattatgctgctgctcgtAATTATCGTACCCTTCATAGC TGTGTGCtattgctgcttttgctgctgtcgaaACTGCAAAGAAGGTTGTCCACCCTGCGATAGTGAAAAGGATGGACGAAAACGTTGTTGTTATGGactgatgatgctgctgctcatcatTGGCTTGCT ctTTGGCGTCATCATTGCCTTTGTGACCAATAAGATGCTGGATAGCGGCTTTGATGACACCAGCAACACACTGCGACGTGCCAGCGATGACACCTGCACTTTCCTCAAGGATGTGTCCGAACACATACATCATTTGTTCGTTAAGAATTATGAGGAAATGGAGACCAATCTGAATGACATTTTGAAAA ATGTACCGCGGCACATTTATTTGGATCTAATGGATACCTCggaattgaatttgttgtatGAATTGCAGCGCATATTTAACAACACAAAGCAAGCTGTCACATTATTAACTACTCTACAGAAATTAGACAAGGAACTGCGCTTCAATACCGCTCAACTTCGAGACT TACTGCGCGGAGCAAAACTCAATGTGAACCATGCTTGTACTGTGCTCTGTGGCAATCGCGAGTGTTTGCAATTCTTGAAGAACACTCAAATCGAATTTCTGGACAACTCCAGATGTCTGCACCTGGACAAT ATGCCAAACAGCACAACTTATTTGCTGGCAATGCGAGATATTCTTACAATGGATACGGCTAATGTGACCACAGCTGGCATCAAGCGTGTCGAAGAGATTGAAAAACATATCAAGCGAGCCATCGAACCGCTGACACCCAAAATCACTTCGGATATACGCAAGGGACAAGAACAGTTCCTACACCAGGCGAACTCTATACGCAACATTATTGATTCCGTGCTCATGAATATTCATACGAATACCCTTAAATCGACCAGGACATTCGATGATGTCTATGAGAGATTTGGTGTGGATCGCAGCTTTGTCAGCGTTGCTGTTTGCGTGTTTCTGCTAGTG ATATTGTTTGTGCTCGTTATTTCGCTGGTCTGCGGCTGTTGTGGACGACGTCGACGTGGCTATCGCGATGATTGCTGCAGCAAGGGAACGGGCGCCACTTGCCTTTTATT TGCTATTTTGTTGATATTCTGCGTGTTCTCCGTCACTGTGCTCGTTGGACTTTTCTACTTCATTCTCGGCATGACAACCTACACGGGTGCCTGTGCACCACTGCGCGATCAGGAGAAGAACGATCTCTTCCGTCAGATCGATTCAGTGATTGATCTCAATCGTTATTTGCCACACTCTGAACGTGTGACGGAGACTCCACTGCCGCCGCTTCGCATCTCAAATGCCATTAAAGCTTGTCACGCCGACGAATCCATATTTGAGCTAATGCAAAAGAATAATCTCTACGACATTAATGAGTTGGAGCGCATTAAGGTGCTGCGTGATCCGCCAGAAAACAAAGTGCCCATCTTCAGGGCGGACTATAGTAACTTTAGTGTCTTCACCAAGTCGGAGAGAGAAGAATTGCAATCCGCCGCCAATAGCAACATGTCGCGCTACAAAGGAGCTATATTCCTTTCGCACATTTGCAAGACATTAACACCCGTCGATCTGCCGACAATGGCCAATCAACTGAGGCAACTGCGTTCAAGTCTATGGAGTCAATGGGGCATTTACGATTGGGCCAGAACGGCGCTGGAGAATGAGGCCTTCAATCTAGAGAAAATCTATGATGAGTTCTACAATAAGATCATCACGGGCGTgacaaaaataactgaaacAGTAGCTCAAATCGATAAGCTAATATTGTACAACAACTTGCCATATGGCGAATCGATTTATTCGCTGCTCGAGGCAACAAGTCATTCTGAGAAGTTCTTAAAGGAGCGCGGTCAGCGATTTGTGAATGCCCTGATTGATAATGCAACCCGAACGGTCGAGGGTCAAATCGAATCATATGTCCAAATGCTGATTGCAGAGTGCAGCACAAACGTTGGCAAATGCGCACCATTAGCTTACATTTTCGATCGCAGTGTCGATCACATTTGCAAACGCATCGTGGATCCAATG AATGGTTTCTGGGTGGGCGTCTTGCTCTGTGGCGTGCTCTTCCTGCCTGTGCTCTTTGTGGCTCatcgtttgctttgcttgtatAAGAAGATCGATCCGTATTCGGCGCCAGCTGTGGGCATTGTTGAGGGCGG cGACTACTTGTATGACGCCTATAGCGAGCGTGAGCGCGAACACGAGCATGTGCCATTGGCCAA TGTGCCAAAGAAGCGTCGCAAAGCTTATGAGCGCCGACGGGAGCAACAGGATTACTATGAGGATGCATCGCCGGGCGTGTCACGTTCccgcggtggcggtggcatgGCCAATGGCGGTGGCGATGCTGCcggtggcagcaacatgcGCTACAACGATGTGGCACCCAC GCATTGGGATCATGAACCACCGCGTTACCACAATCCGCCCGTGGCGCCGCCATCATCGGAATACGAACGCCCACCGCCATACTATTATCCCGGTGCCTCGGACCAGGATTAA
- the LOC117567046 gene encoding prominin-like protein isoform X4, whose protein sequence is MTADYLKPKATRHKKSAVKRRHRQIAYLAICSLSVIIFGFALATLIRPTHAADADGTGMVWREGYEGFGTTHEQNHLPHYPHPEYTPYKHTTNYTKSPKYFTEAMDPVYNFTHLVFDKFFVRKTALPPGYIVVKDQDSLALGPKVDENDWRDLLQHYWIVLIFVFIMLLLVIIVPFIAVCYCCFCCCRNCKEGCPPCDSEKDGRKRCCYGLMMLLLIIGLLFGVIIAFVTNKMLDSGFDDTSNTLRRASDDTCTFLKDVSEHIHHLFVKNYEEMETNLNDILKNVPRHIYLDLMDTSELNLLYELQRIFNNTKQAVTLLTTLQKLDKELRFNTAQLRDLLRGAKLNVNHACTVLCGNRECLQFLKNTQIEFLDNSRCLHLDNMPNSTTYLLAMRDILTMDTANVTTAGIKRVEEIEKHIKRAIEPLTPKITSDIRKGQEQFLHQANSIRNIIDSVLMNIHTNTLKSTRTFDDVYERFGVDRSFVSVAVCVFLLVILFVLVISLVCGCCGRRRRGYRDDCCSKGTGATCLLFAILLIFCVFSVTVLVGLFYFILGMTTYTGACAPLRDQEKNDLFRQIDSVIDLNRYLPHSERVTETPLPPLRISNAIKACHADESIFELMQKNNLYDINELERIKVLRDPPENKVPIFRADYSNFSVFTKSEREELQSAANSNMSRYKGAIFLSHICKTLTPVDLPTMANQLRQLRSSLWSQWGIYDWARTALENEAFNLEKIYDEFYNKIITGVTKITETVAQIDKLILYNNLPYGESIYSLLEATSHSEKFLKERGQRFVNALIDNATRTVEGQIESYVQMLIAECSTNVGKCAPLAYIFDRSVDHICKRIVDPMNGFWVGVLLCGVLFLPVLFVAHRLLCLYKKIDPYSAPAVGIVEGGVPKKRRKAYERRREQQDYYEDASPGVSRSRGGGGMANGGGDAAGGSNMRYNDVAPTHWDHEPPRYHNPPVAPPSSEYERPPPYYYPGASDQD, encoded by the exons aTGACAGCCGATTACCTCAAGCCAAAGGCGACACGCCACAAAAAGAGCGCCGTTAAGCGACGCCATCGGCAAATTGCCTATCTAGCCATATGCAGTCTCAGCGTGATAATATTCGGCTTTGCCTTGGCCACATTAATCAGGCCAACTCACGCAGCCGATGCCGATGGTACGGGAATGGTGTGGCGCGAGGGTTACGAGGGATTTGGCACCACCCATGAGCAGAATCATCTGCCACATTATCCCCATCCGGAGTACACAccatacaaacacacaaccaACTATACCAAATCACCAAAATACTTCACCGAGGCCATGGACCCGGTCTACAATTTCACCCACTTGGTGTTTGACAAATTTTTCGTGCGCAAAACCGCTTTGCCACCAG gCTACATTGTGGTCAAGGACCAGGACTCACTTGCTCTTGGTCCCAAGGTCGATGAGAATGATTGGCGTGATCTCTTGCAGCACTATTGGATCGTGCTCATCTTTGTGTTCattatgctgctgctcgtAATTATCGTACCCTTCATAGC TGTGTGCtattgctgcttttgctgctgtcgaaACTGCAAAGAAGGTTGTCCACCCTGCGATAGTGAAAAGGATGGACGAAAACGTTGTTGTTATGGactgatgatgctgctgctcatcatTGGCTTGCT ctTTGGCGTCATCATTGCCTTTGTGACCAATAAGATGCTGGATAGCGGCTTTGATGACACCAGCAACACACTGCGACGTGCCAGCGATGACACCTGCACTTTCCTCAAGGATGTGTCCGAACACATACATCATTTGTTCGTTAAGAATTATGAGGAAATGGAGACCAATCTGAATGACATTTTGAAAA ATGTACCGCGGCACATTTATTTGGATCTAATGGATACCTCggaattgaatttgttgtatGAATTGCAGCGCATATTTAACAACACAAAGCAAGCTGTCACATTATTAACTACTCTACAGAAATTAGACAAGGAACTGCGCTTCAATACCGCTCAACTTCGAGACT TACTGCGCGGAGCAAAACTCAATGTGAACCATGCTTGTACTGTGCTCTGTGGCAATCGCGAGTGTTTGCAATTCTTGAAGAACACTCAAATCGAATTTCTGGACAACTCCAGATGTCTGCACCTGGACAAT ATGCCAAACAGCACAACTTATTTGCTGGCAATGCGAGATATTCTTACAATGGATACGGCTAATGTGACCACAGCTGGCATCAAGCGTGTCGAAGAGATTGAAAAACATATCAAGCGAGCCATCGAACCGCTGACACCCAAAATCACTTCGGATATACGCAAGGGACAAGAACAGTTCCTACACCAGGCGAACTCTATACGCAACATTATTGATTCCGTGCTCATGAATATTCATACGAATACCCTTAAATCGACCAGGACATTCGATGATGTCTATGAGAGATTTGGTGTGGATCGCAGCTTTGTCAGCGTTGCTGTTTGCGTGTTTCTGCTAGTG ATATTGTTTGTGCTCGTTATTTCGCTGGTCTGCGGCTGTTGTGGACGACGTCGACGTGGCTATCGCGATGATTGCTGCAGCAAGGGAACGGGCGCCACTTGCCTTTTATT TGCTATTTTGTTGATATTCTGCGTGTTCTCCGTCACTGTGCTCGTTGGACTTTTCTACTTCATTCTCGGCATGACAACCTACACGGGTGCCTGTGCACCACTGCGCGATCAGGAGAAGAACGATCTCTTCCGTCAGATCGATTCAGTGATTGATCTCAATCGTTATTTGCCACACTCTGAACGTGTGACGGAGACTCCACTGCCGCCGCTTCGCATCTCAAATGCCATTAAAGCTTGTCACGCCGACGAATCCATATTTGAGCTAATGCAAAAGAATAATCTCTACGACATTAATGAGTTGGAGCGCATTAAGGTGCTGCGTGATCCGCCAGAAAACAAAGTGCCCATCTTCAGGGCGGACTATAGTAACTTTAGTGTCTTCACCAAGTCGGAGAGAGAAGAATTGCAATCCGCCGCCAATAGCAACATGTCGCGCTACAAAGGAGCTATATTCCTTTCGCACATTTGCAAGACATTAACACCCGTCGATCTGCCGACAATGGCCAATCAACTGAGGCAACTGCGTTCAAGTCTATGGAGTCAATGGGGCATTTACGATTGGGCCAGAACGGCGCTGGAGAATGAGGCCTTCAATCTAGAGAAAATCTATGATGAGTTCTACAATAAGATCATCACGGGCGTgacaaaaataactgaaacAGTAGCTCAAATCGATAAGCTAATATTGTACAACAACTTGCCATATGGCGAATCGATTTATTCGCTGCTCGAGGCAACAAGTCATTCTGAGAAGTTCTTAAAGGAGCGCGGTCAGCGATTTGTGAATGCCCTGATTGATAATGCAACCCGAACGGTCGAGGGTCAAATCGAATCATATGTCCAAATGCTGATTGCAGAGTGCAGCACAAACGTTGGCAAATGCGCACCATTAGCTTACATTTTCGATCGCAGTGTCGATCACATTTGCAAACGCATCGTGGATCCAATG AATGGTTTCTGGGTGGGCGTCTTGCTCTGTGGCGTGCTCTTCCTGCCTGTGCTCTTTGTGGCTCatcgtttgctttgcttgtatAAGAAGATCGATCCGTATTCGGCGCCAGCTGTGGGCATTGTTGAGGGCGG TGTGCCAAAGAAGCGTCGCAAAGCTTATGAGCGCCGACGGGAGCAACAGGATTACTATGAGGATGCATCGCCGGGCGTGTCACGTTCccgcggtggcggtggcatgGCCAATGGCGGTGGCGATGCTGCcggtggcagcaacatgcGCTACAACGATGTGGCACCCAC GCATTGGGATCATGAACCACCGCGTTACCACAATCCGCCCGTGGCGCCGCCATCATCGGAATACGAACGCCCACCGCCATACTATTATCCCGGTGCCTCGGACCAGGATTAA